The Rosa rugosa chromosome 3, drRosRugo1.1, whole genome shotgun sequence sequence TGATTAGTGCAGAGAGTTTACCTGATATGCAACAACATCACACTTTCCCAGTTTCTTGCACCAGTATGGTGCTAAGCCACAATGTGCACTCCCAGTAACAGCATCCTGTGAAACACAAAAGCATATTCCTTTTAGTTTTTGTTCTTAAATGCAGTTGAGCATAGATGATATTCCGTACAATATCACAGTACTACGGTACTAGTCAGAAAAAACCTGCTAGCATCCTTACCTCACTGATCCCGAATTTCGGGCAGAAGAATCTACTGATAAAATCAAATCCAGACTCTGGCGGAGCAACTCCTGTTACAGTCACTCCAGTACCTGGACATTTTTCGATTGCATCAAACTGTGGCAACAAATCTGCAACAGTCTTTCCAGATGGAAGCACCACCTGGAAAATGTAACAAGTCTCAATGAAATAGCACATGCTAAACTCCGCAGTATTGAGAAACACAAGTATTGGAATTTGGAAAACTATTCAAACAGTGATGCATATCTTAACAGCCTAATCATTCATGCCATCGTTTATCAAAAAGGAAAATATGAATATCACATCAAGAAAAGGGAATGCAGGATTTACAAGGAGATTATCTGCAACTGTCCTCATTATTTCAACAACAGGAGCACCCCCCAAGGCATTGGAAATAAACGAAACCTCGGCAGAATTGAATTCAGAAGATGGGTCAGAAGGAGAATTCAGTTCAATAAAATAGTTATCTTGTGCTTCACCATTTTTTAAATGTGAACCGTTGGCTGCCTTAACATGATCTACAACCTTTTTAGCTGTTAGAATTCCAGACAAGGTCGAAAACTCTATAACGTCGGAATCAATCAAACCAGACATAAACAGGGTATAAGCAGCCGCTAATGTTGCATGACCACAAAGCTCAACCTGCAAAAGGATACTATTTTAAGTATTTATACCAAGCTTAACAAGAATTCTATATATCAGTATCAGTTAATTGTCACATCAAATATATCTATCAGGAGCCAAATGTCTAAAAGGAATCATTTTCACAAAGTTCTTGTTGAAGATCAAGTTTTTTCAACCGATGATAAAAATTACATGGACCCGGATAAAAGCTAGAAACTCCCAGAGAACTCATGGATCATTTTTACTTTATGAAGGGAAGTAGTAAATAGAGGTGAGCTCAGACCTCTGCAACAGGAGTAAACCATCTGAGTTTGAACCTTGGTCTGGAAGTCAAAGAAGGCGAGTGGCCCGAGCCATTGAGGCGAGTCAAGTAACATGTCTCAGAGAGATTGAACTCCGCGGCCAGAGCTTGCATCCATTGATCATCTCTGTCTTCCTCTAGCAAGCAAACTGCTGCTGGATTCCCCTTGAAAGCTGAGTCGGTGAAAGCATCCACCTGTTTAAGGACATTTCAATACTCAACTCTTTCATGTAGTAACTTGCCACTTATAATTCATACACACAGTAACAGACACAAAAGGTACCCCAAGAGAGAGATAAATAGAGTACCACAGAGTATTTCACCGGTTTCTTTGCCATGGAAAATGGTTATGCAGCAGCAGCACACTGTTTGCTGGTGGATAAGACTCTTAATAGACAGAAAAAAGTTGAGGCCTACCGGCGGCTGTCCAAATTTCTATATTTTATCAAGGCCTCATAGATCCTTTTCCGAAGTTTCCTTTTTCTCTAATTGACCAGTTGATTAGAAGCTAGACTTTTTGGTACGAAAAATACTGGTTTGGTGACTCAGAGATGTAAAGGAAATGGCTAAATTCCAGTGAGAATATTGTTTAGTATTCATTTATTGGGTGGAGATTTTGAATTAACTAATTGCAAACGAACTCACTTCAGCCACACCACCAACCCATGACTAATTCTATGGTGAGCTCGATCTTAAGTTCCTCTGTTTGACTTAGTCTTTCACTCAGGTTATGCATAACTATAGGTTGGCTctccctttatttcaaaaaaaaaaactataggtTGGCTCTCAATGAAGTGCAATGCTAGTTTTGATTCTGAACCGGCATAAACAATAGAGGAAACTTGCATATGGTTCTTATTTTGTCCATAAATAACATGGTGCTCATGAACACATGCCAATATGAGAGAGAGCTAACTAAGCAAAAATAACAGGGTACTCATGAACATGCAAGAAACTAACTATTCATCTACCTAGCTGTTCAATCATTCATATAGTTGGTTCAGTTTTACACAGGACATATATAGTGTTAGTATTTCTAAGagaggtgaagaagaagagagagaagagtacGTACCAGAGAGTATTTCACAGGTTTCTTCGCCATAGATGAAATGATCATGCAGCAAAGAGTCTAAGAGAGACTAAATATATAAGAGTCTAAACTGGCGGCTAGTCCAAATTTCTATGTTGGGATAAGTTTTCATTGCTCGGAATGCTCGATCTGTGTGGTTTGGTCAAGTTGCTATTTCAGTGCATGACAACAACTAAAACGTTCACAACGTTTTACAGGCAATTCATCAATGACCTGGAGAAGTCAAGGAGTAAGGTCTTTCCGACTTTCTGTGGAACGTACAAGCCGTGTCACTCTTAAAAGGGAAATTGACGTGGGagttaaaacaaacaaaaatcgTATTGAGGTTAGAGTTAAaagataaaagataaaaaaatttcaCTTGTAACGAAAATTCGTCAGCaatagtctaaaaaataaaCAGTTTCGGCGACAAAAATATGTTTGGCAATGGTCTCAAAGATTAAAATCACTTTCGCCAACAAAATTTCATTAGTCGGCAATGATgtcaaagataaaaaaaaaaaaaaaaaaatctcttttgCCGACATATGATTAGTCGGCCATGCAAATTGTGCAAGTTCAGAAGACATACACTTTGGTGCAAAGTGTATTATGGTCATATAATTGAAAGCTGTATATCAGACATAAACGAGCTGGCTCAAATTCAGACCTTCATTCAAATTTAAAGTGCATTCCCATCATACAAGTTATTCATTTTAATTGTTTGTAAATTCACCCCGGCCAGTACTAAACTAAAACAGTTCCTTCCATCACAGTCACGGCTTTCCCTCGCAGGAGCACCCTTTGATTCTGCTCATCCAGATGAATGTTTATTGTTCCCCCTCTAGGTGATGCCTGGATGTAAACAATGATAGCATATCAACATACTGAAGTGAACAAATAGAGCTATGAGAAAAGCGTGCATGAAAAAGAGAGTACCGCATATGCAACAAGATCACACTTTCCCAGCTTGTTGCACCAGTATGATGCTAAGGCGCAATGTGCACTCCCACAAACAGGATCCTGAtagacaacaacaacaacaatgtcGACATTTATTTCAGTTTCAATTCTGAAATCATTTTCATTTCAGTTTAATCCTTGCGATCAACGTAAATGAAACTGGTAAATACCAAGCTGCAAAAGGCACAGGACAAGGGACAAAGTAGGTTATGCACATCCATAGTTCCATATATGGTTCGTGCAAGCTTCATACCTCATCGATGCCGTGTGTAGGACAGAAGAATCTACTGTAAAAATCATATCCAGACTCTGGAGGAGCAACCGCTGTAACAATTACTCCCCTTGTTCCTGGACACTTTTTGATTTCATCATACTGTGGCTGTAAATCTACAACAGCTTTTCCTGATGGAATCAGAACCTTGGAAAATGTAACAATTAAGTTTCGTGTAAGAGTACATGGTAGACTCCAAATAAGCCAAAAGCTAAATAAAATGAACAAATTTCTCCCTCTAAGAAGCACCTtgagaaataaaaggattggGAAGCATATTCCAACTAACGATTTGAGAAAGATTGCAGGACTTACAAGCAAATCATCTGTGACAGTTGTCCTCCTTATATCAATGACTGAAGCACCATCCAAGGCATTGGATATTAACGAAGCATCAGCAGAATTGAATTCATTTGATGGATCAGCTGGAAAATTCAATTCAATAAAGTAGGAGTCTTGTGTTTCACCATTTGGAATAGTTGAACCACTGGATACCTTAATATCATCTGGAACCTTTTTAGCTATTAAAATTCCAGATAATGTGGAAAACTCAATAATGTTGGAATTTACCAAACCAGACTTAAATAGGGTAGATGCAGCTGCTAATGTAGCATGACCACAAAGATCAACCTGCAAGACAAAATCATTTTTCGAAGCTTAATTTACTGACCAGAAATTGCTAAAAGAAAATCTAGCAGGTATTAACACTACACAGAATTGAAGATAACAACAACAGCAATTCCATACTCTAAAATCCTGATAGGTATCACAAAATCCTAATGAACACCCTGGATTTAGTACATAACCTTGTTATCATGGACTCAGATCAAACACACTACTACCTTTCAACCTCGCTACTATGTAGACAAAGAGAAATAAGAACCAAAGAAAGTAAATATAGGTGAGCTCAGACCTCAGTGACAGGTGTGAACCATCTGAGACGGAACCTAGCTGGAGTAGAAGACAAAGCAGGGTCAGAAACCGAGTCAGTGAGCCGACTCAAATAACAGGTTTCGGAGAGATTAAACTCGGCAGCCAGAGCTTGCATCCACTTGTCGTCTCTGTCTTCCTCCAACAAGCAAACCGCTGCCGGGTTTCCCTTGAAAGCTGACTCAGTGAATGCATCCACCTGTGGAATCATTCATACTCTTGCAGTTTGTTTATACACACACAAACTGaaataaagaagagaaaaagagagaaaggagagtaCCACAGAGA is a genomic window containing:
- the LOC133736362 gene encoding uncharacterized protein LOC133736362 isoform X1; the encoded protein is MIISSMAKKPVKYSLVDAFTDSAFKGNPAAVCLLEEDRDDQWMQALAAEFNLSETCYLTRLNGSGHSPSLTSRPRFKLRWFTPVAEVELCGHATLAAAYTLFMSGLIDSDVIEFSTLSGILTAKKVVDHVKAANGSHLKNGEAQDNYFIELNSPSDPSSEFNSAEVSFISNALGGAPVVEIMRTVADNLLVVLPSGKTVADLLPQFDAIEKCPGTGVTVTGVAPPESGFDFISRFFCPKFGISEDAVTGSAHCGLAPYWCKKLGKCDVVAYQASPRGGTLYIHLDEKNQRVLLRGKAVTVMEGTVLV
- the LOC133736363 gene encoding uncharacterized protein LOC133736363, yielding MAKKPVKFSVVDAFTESAFKGNPAAVCLLEEDRDDKWMQALAAEFNLSETCYLSRLTDSVSDPALSSTPARFRLRWFTPVTEVDLCGHATLAAASTLFKSGLVNSNIIEFSTLSGILIAKKVPDDIKVSSGSTIPNGETQDSYFIELNFPADPSNEFNSADASLISNALDGASVIDIRRTTVTDDLLVLIPSGKAVVDLQPQYDEIKKCPGTRGVIVTAVAPPESGYDFYSRFFCPTHGIDEDPVCGSAHCALASYWCNKLGKCDLVAYAASPRGGTINIHLDEQNQRVLLRGKAVTVMEGTVLV
- the LOC133736362 gene encoding uncharacterized protein LOC133736362 isoform X2, whose product is MAKKPVKYSVVDAFTDSAFKGNPAAVCLLEEDRDDQWMQALAAEFNLSETCYLTRLNGSGHSPSLTSRPRFKLRWFTPVAEVELCGHATLAAAYTLFMSGLIDSDVIEFSTLSGILTAKKVVDHVKAANGSHLKNGEAQDNYFIELNSPSDPSSEFNSAEVSFISNALGGAPVVEIMRTVADNLLVVLPSGKTVADLLPQFDAIEKCPGTGVTVTGVAPPESGFDFISRFFCPKFGISEDAVTGSAHCGLAPYWCKKLGKCDVVAYQASPRGGTLYIHLDEKNQRVLLRGKAVTVMEGTVLV